Proteins found in one Bacillus subtilis subsp. subtilis str. 168 genomic segment:
- the liaH gene encoding modulator of liaIHGFSR (yvqIHGFEC) operon expression (Evidence 1a: Function from experimental evidences in the studied strain; PubMedId: 15273097, 16816187, 23874669, 24666271, 28546427; Product type f: factor) has translation MVLKRIRDMFVASVHEGLDKMENPKVMLNQYVRDMESDIAKAKQTIVKQHTIAYQFKKKYEEAAEVAGKRKNQAQLAFDAGEEELAKKALTEMKYLEGKAAEHKASYEQANSQLADLKEQLAALETKLQDVKDKKQALIARANAAKAKEHMNTTFDKIDSESAYREFLRIENRIEEMEIRANYSKSAEAGTELTRKEFADDVEAEIEKMRTLSLQKSDQTKAANE, from the coding sequence ATGGTATTAAAAAGAATCAGAGACATGTTTGTTGCGTCAGTTCATGAAGGACTTGATAAAATGGAGAATCCAAAGGTGATGCTGAATCAATATGTACGCGATATGGAAAGCGACATCGCAAAAGCAAAGCAAACAATTGTGAAACAGCACACGATTGCCTATCAATTTAAGAAAAAATATGAAGAAGCCGCTGAAGTGGCTGGCAAACGGAAAAATCAGGCACAGCTCGCATTTGACGCAGGTGAAGAAGAACTGGCGAAAAAGGCGCTGACTGAAATGAAGTATTTAGAAGGGAAGGCGGCTGAGCATAAAGCTTCCTATGAACAGGCAAACAGTCAGCTGGCTGATCTGAAAGAGCAGCTGGCTGCACTTGAAACAAAGCTTCAGGACGTAAAGGATAAAAAACAGGCGCTGATTGCGCGGGCAAATGCGGCGAAAGCTAAAGAGCATATGAATACGACATTTGACAAAATTGACAGTGAAAGCGCGTATCGTGAATTTTTACGTATTGAAAATCGTATTGAAGAAATGGAAATCCGCGCGAATTATTCAAAGTCAGCGGAAGCCGGCACAGAACTTACACGTAAAGAATTCGCAGACGATGTGGAAGCGGAGATTGAAAAAATGCGGACACTTTCACTGCAAAAATCAGACCAGACAAAAGCGGCAAATGAATAA